From the genome of Stigmatopora nigra isolate UIUO_SnigA chromosome 2, RoL_Snig_1.1, whole genome shotgun sequence:
CGGCTGCCAAACCTTTTTTTATAGGACTAATTTAGGGACTTTCCAATTTTGTCAATCTGTTTTGCATAACAGACTGCCAACACCCATGCATATTAAAATATAGTGATAAGCACTTCTAATTGTACAGAATCAGTTGGAGTCAAAAACCTTTTTCAATGGCCTGTGAGCAATGACAATCTTAGTTTTGTAGTCAATAAATGACCGGCAATATTGTATTGCAGCAATCTAGCTGAGGTCCCCGAGAGTGTGGAAATATTTTGATACAGATGATAACGGTTGCATAGGCACTTGAAAATTATGCAAgtcttttattaaatataacaaAAGCACAGATACTACGACCACCTATCTGAAAGCACCTGCCACCAGCTCATTCCAAAACAACATCTTTCtgtaacattgaaaaaatatattgtgttgGTTTGGATGAAAAAATTAAGACAAGCGGTGGAAGACAACCAATTCATAACTGGTGGGAAAAATCCAATGATGTCATTCCTGTTACTGTAACTGTTTATGGACAAactagaaagaaaaacaaatctgtaAACCTTGAGGAACAAtctcaaaacatatttttagtgtTGAGCATTCCAACATTAACAGgggtactgaaaaaaaaacttcaattccTGCCAAGTGCATAATtctaaaactgaatattcactcTCTGTCTCCACAGTGTGTTTACCTCCAACTGAACCCGAGAATGGTGGCTACCGGTGTCACCCACCTGGCTGCCGCAGCCTCACCCATAAGACTGTCATTGAATACTTTTGCGATGAAGGCTACACTCTGAAAACAGAATACAAGTTCCTCACATGTGAGAATGGCGAGTGGGTTACTCCAATGCAGATCAGCTGTCGACTTACCCAAGGTTTGTTACCTGGACTAGCTTTTCATCTTCAATTCAGTATTGTGGGACATTTCCTCTCAATTCCCTTTCATGTTACAGATAATGAGCCAAGCTCTCCACTCGGCATCCCAGCTCTCTCTATTGTGGCATCTACCGCCAGCTCGGTGGCGCTCATTCTGCTTTTAGTTGTATTGTTTGTGCTTGTGCAGCCCAAACTCAAGTCGTTCCATCATAACAGGTAAGTTAAAAAAgaggatttttggggggtatagCAGGGGTTTCCCTTTTTCATCACTCCAGATTAATAGTGTTGCTAGTATTTGGAAAACTATTACTGTCTTGATTCATTCTGGTCCTTTGTAAGCAGGCAGAGGAGTAGCGCATATACTAGCACTGATTTGCACGTTATGCCCATGAGAAAACAACTCATCATTAAGTGTGAAACATTGTTTCACACGCATAATAAGCACTGTACTGAAGCTATTaacatatttaagaaaaaaaacctggtaAAAATGCATTCCAACTTACAGTACTTGCCTTAATATACACAACTGTACTGTACCTCAGTGTATCTCTGACTCATATTTGACGAGGTTAGATCATTCCTCTTTTAATGGATGCCCTCATCTCAAAACTGCAAAGTTTGAAATGTATACTGACTGACAGGACTCGTTGTAAAGCCCCTCCATTTGACCCCATTATGAGACAGCAGCTGTTTGTGCATAGACAATGTTTTGCAATCTACAAATAGGCGACGTTAAAGTAAAAGGTCACATTTTGTCTGACCATAATGATTAAAGTTGACAGTAACTAAATCCAGTGCTCTTTAGCACACTTGTTCATGTTGGACAGCTTTAGCCCCTCCTGCAAAATAAAGGGATTGTACAGTCAAGGCTAATCACCTCCACCCACTTTTGTGGTATGCAACACACATGACTACACTGCACCTTTCCACCTGACCCTGCTTTTGTAATGTTTTGTCTGGCTTGCTTTTCTGCCTGTTTCACTCTTTGTCTTCCTGCCCATCAGGAGGGAGCAAGGAGTCTCGGGCCAATCTGGTTCAGTTATGGTTGAAGGGGTCCAGGTTGCGCTCCCCTCGTATGAAGAGGCCGTCTATGGAAATGCGTCAGGCCCCAGTCCTCCATCACCACCTTCTCCAGCCCCTCCGGAGACCAGAGTCCCAATTGTTCTCTCTGAAGGTCTCCCTCAGGGAGCCACTGGAGGTCAAGATCCAAGTGCAAGCCACCACCACAGAGACTTTGACTTCTGTTTGCCATCCACCTCATCCTCATTTCCCTCCCACCATCATGCAGAAACAGTGCTTGTTCATCCGGGGCCATCTAcgtcctcctcttcatcatcgTGGGCTCGAGAGCACCCAGGGGGTGCTTGTGCAGCCCCTTTACCCCTCCGTAGAGACTCTGAGAGCAGCGACCAGCACAGTTTGCTCTCTGTGACCTCTGCAGATGACTTTTCTGATGGTAAGATGATCTGGTCAAAGCAAGCACAATgttattttatacatatattagtCAACACATTTTTGCTTTAGTGAGAAGGAACACACACAAagcttaatttttatcaattaatAATGACAACCTTTCTCTAAAAATACAACTGCCTTAAATATTTATGAGTACAAAATCAACTGCAAGTGCAGATTTCCACCTAGTTTTGGAAAGGgaaactttgcttcagtttgcTTTTCTACATCGGAACAATAGCCATTATGGTCGTGTTTTATTACAATAATATATATTCCCCTTAACACAAGTGGACTTAGCTATTTATGCTGTTTTAACATA
Proteins encoded in this window:
- the susd6 gene encoding sushi domain-containing protein 6, coding for MCNGMVALHTRAPSSFSSSILAQRLVLPTLLILCTLLQHGGASGCAQPLAVQNGNLLNQTEANRDFFPVGAILTYACESEFIADGPTSITCENSGSWSSQPPNCIRSNVCLPPTEPENGGYRCHPPGCRSLTHKTVIEYFCDEGYTLKTEYKFLTCENGEWVTPMQISCRLTQDNEPSSPLGIPALSIVASTASSVALILLLVVLFVLVQPKLKSFHHNRREQGVSGQSGSVMVEGVQVALPSYEEAVYGNASGPSPPSPPSPAPPETRVPIVLSEGLPQGATGGQDPSASHHHRDFDFCLPSTSSSFPSHHHAETVLVHPGPSTSSSSSSWAREHPGGACAAPLPLRRDSESSDQHSLLSVTSADDFSDDIPLLKEA